A window of Salmo trutta chromosome 31, fSalTru1.1, whole genome shotgun sequence contains these coding sequences:
- the LOC115169441 gene encoding cytoplasmic dynein 1 intermediate chain 2-like isoform X2 translates to MADKQDKSELKAELERKKQRLAQIREEKKRKEEEKNKKKDGSDSKREGEGGGVGAADDSSDLEKKRREAEALLQSMGITPDIPNTKSVGSESGSQDSGDGNSRRGFRLGMAKVTQVDFPPKQMVSYSKETQTPADTQTHTQDKPEEEEEEEEEMVDPKPAEDSKEEKADEEEKQEEVPPKELTEEEKMHLLNSEEFMTFFDRGSRIVERALSERVDVCFDYSGRDLEDKEGEMQAGAKMSLSRVFSDERWSKNRVVTCLDWSPQYPELLVASYNNNEDAPHEPDGVALVWNMKYKKTTPEYTFHCQSPVMSAAFARFHPNLIVGGTYSGQIVLWDNRSNKRTSVQRTPLSASAHTHPVYCVNMVGTQNAHNLISISTDGKMCSWNLDMLSQPQDSLELVFKQSKAVSVTSMAFPLGDVNNFVVGSEDGSVYTACRHGSKAGISDVFEGHHGPVTGLSCHSAGGPVDFSHLFISASFDWTVKLWTTKSTRPLYLFEDSCDYVYDVMWSPTHPALFACVDGSGRLDLWNLNNDTEVPSASVVVDGSPALNRVRWAHSGREIATGDSDGQVLVYDVGEQICVPKADEWTRFVRTLVEINENRDEGDELAAQRLLA, encoded by the exons GGGTCTGACTCGAAGCGGGAAGGGGAAGGGGGTGGAGTAGGTGCAGCAGATGACTCTTCTGAcctggagaagaagaggagagaggctgaggcTCTGCTGCAGAGCATGGGGATCACCCCTGATATACCCaaca CCAAGTCAGTGGGCAGCGAGTCTGGAAGCCAGGACTCTGGAGATGGAAACTCTAG GCGAGGTTTTAGGCTTGGCATGGCAAAGGTGACCCAGGTGGATTTCCCTCCAAAACAGATGGTGTCCTACTCCAAGGAGACACAGACCCCCGccgatacacaaacacacacccaggaTAAACCAG aggaggaggaagaagaggaggaggagatggtcgATCCCAAGCCAGCAGAGGACTCCAAGGAGGAGAAAGCTGATGAGGAGGAGAAGCAGGAAGAAG tccctCCCAAGGAGCTGACTGAAGAGGAGAAGATGCACCTGCTCAACTCTGAGGAGTTCATGACCTTCTTCGATCGAGGGAGCAGGATTGTAGAGCGGGCTCTCTCTGAGCGAGTGGACGTCTGCTTCGACTACAGTGGCCGAGACCTGGAGGACAAGGaggg TGAGATGCAGGCGGGGGCTAAGATGTCTCTGAGTAGGGTGTTCTCTGACGAGCGCTGGTCCAAGAACAGAGTGGTCACCTGTCTGGACTGGTCTCCTCAG TACCCTGAGCTGCTGGTGGCCTCCTACAACAACAATGAAGATGCTCCACATGAGCCGGACGGAGTGGCTCTGGTTTGGAATATGAAGTATAAGAAGACCACACCTGAATACACCTTCCActgccag TCTCCGGTGATGTCAGCGGCGTTCGCCAGGTTCCATCCTAACCTGATTGTGGGTGGGACTTACTCAGGCCAGATCGTCCTGTGGGACAACAGGAGCAACAAAAGAACATCTGTACAGAGAACTCCCCTGTCTGCATCCGCTCACACG CACCCGGTGTACTGTGTGAACATGGTCGGGACCCAAAACGCTCACAACCTCATCAGCATCTCTACTGACGGAAAGATGTGTTCTTGGAACCTAGACATGCTGTCTCAACCACAG GACAGTCTGGAGCTGGTGTTTAAGCAGTCTAAGGCAGTATCAGTGACCTCCATGGCGTTTCCTCTGGGTGATGTCAACAACTTTGTGGTTGGGAGTGAAGATGGATCAGTCTACACCGCCTGCCGCcacgggag tAAGGCAGGCATCAGTGATGTGTTTGAGGGACACCACGGTCCAGTCACTGGACTGAGCTGTCACAGTGCCGGGGGTCCTGTGGATTTctcccatctcttcatctctgctTCCTTCGACTGGACCGTTAAGCTGTGGACCACCAAG AGTACCCGTCCTCTGTATTTGTTTGAGGACAGCTGTGATTACGTGTATGATGTCATGTGGTCTCCCACACACCCCGCCCTCTTCGCCTGTGTGGATGGATCAGGACGGCTGGACCTGTGGAACCTCAACAACGACACGGAg GTGCCCAGTGCCAGTGTGGTTGTGGATGGGTCTCCTGCTCTGAACCGTGTGCGCTGGGCTCACTCAGGGAGAGAAATCGCTACAGGAGACTCAGACGGGCAGGTGCTGGTCTACGACGTAGGAGAG CAAATCTGTGTGCCCAAGGCAGATGAGTGGACCCGTTTCGTGCGCACGCTCGTGGAGATCAACGAGAACCGAGACGAAGGAGACGAGCTCGCCGCGCAGCGCCTACTCGCCTGA
- the LOC115169441 gene encoding cytoplasmic dynein 1 intermediate chain 2-like isoform X1, which yields MADKQDKSELKAELERKKQRLAQIREEKKRKEEEKNKKKDGSDSKREGEGGGVGAADDSSDLEKKRREAEALLQSMGITPDIPNTKSVGSESGSQDSGDGNSRRGFRLGMAKVTQVDFPPKQMVSYSKETQTPADTQTHTQDKPAEEEEEEEEEMVDPKPAEDSKEEKADEEEKQEEVPPKELTEEEKMHLLNSEEFMTFFDRGSRIVERALSERVDVCFDYSGRDLEDKEGEMQAGAKMSLSRVFSDERWSKNRVVTCLDWSPQYPELLVASYNNNEDAPHEPDGVALVWNMKYKKTTPEYTFHCQSPVMSAAFARFHPNLIVGGTYSGQIVLWDNRSNKRTSVQRTPLSASAHTHPVYCVNMVGTQNAHNLISISTDGKMCSWNLDMLSQPQDSLELVFKQSKAVSVTSMAFPLGDVNNFVVGSEDGSVYTACRHGSKAGISDVFEGHHGPVTGLSCHSAGGPVDFSHLFISASFDWTVKLWTTKSTRPLYLFEDSCDYVYDVMWSPTHPALFACVDGSGRLDLWNLNNDTEVPSASVVVDGSPALNRVRWAHSGREIATGDSDGQVLVYDVGEQICVPKADEWTRFVRTLVEINENRDEGDELAAQRLLA from the exons GGGTCTGACTCGAAGCGGGAAGGGGAAGGGGGTGGAGTAGGTGCAGCAGATGACTCTTCTGAcctggagaagaagaggagagaggctgaggcTCTGCTGCAGAGCATGGGGATCACCCCTGATATACCCaaca CCAAGTCAGTGGGCAGCGAGTCTGGAAGCCAGGACTCTGGAGATGGAAACTCTAG GCGAGGTTTTAGGCTTGGCATGGCAAAGGTGACCCAGGTGGATTTCCCTCCAAAACAGATGGTGTCCTACTCCAAGGAGACACAGACCCCCGccgatacacaaacacacacccaggaTAAACCAG cagaggaggaggaagaagaggaggaggagatggtcgATCCCAAGCCAGCAGAGGACTCCAAGGAGGAGAAAGCTGATGAGGAGGAGAAGCAGGAAGAAG tccctCCCAAGGAGCTGACTGAAGAGGAGAAGATGCACCTGCTCAACTCTGAGGAGTTCATGACCTTCTTCGATCGAGGGAGCAGGATTGTAGAGCGGGCTCTCTCTGAGCGAGTGGACGTCTGCTTCGACTACAGTGGCCGAGACCTGGAGGACAAGGaggg TGAGATGCAGGCGGGGGCTAAGATGTCTCTGAGTAGGGTGTTCTCTGACGAGCGCTGGTCCAAGAACAGAGTGGTCACCTGTCTGGACTGGTCTCCTCAG TACCCTGAGCTGCTGGTGGCCTCCTACAACAACAATGAAGATGCTCCACATGAGCCGGACGGAGTGGCTCTGGTTTGGAATATGAAGTATAAGAAGACCACACCTGAATACACCTTCCActgccag TCTCCGGTGATGTCAGCGGCGTTCGCCAGGTTCCATCCTAACCTGATTGTGGGTGGGACTTACTCAGGCCAGATCGTCCTGTGGGACAACAGGAGCAACAAAAGAACATCTGTACAGAGAACTCCCCTGTCTGCATCCGCTCACACG CACCCGGTGTACTGTGTGAACATGGTCGGGACCCAAAACGCTCACAACCTCATCAGCATCTCTACTGACGGAAAGATGTGTTCTTGGAACCTAGACATGCTGTCTCAACCACAG GACAGTCTGGAGCTGGTGTTTAAGCAGTCTAAGGCAGTATCAGTGACCTCCATGGCGTTTCCTCTGGGTGATGTCAACAACTTTGTGGTTGGGAGTGAAGATGGATCAGTCTACACCGCCTGCCGCcacgggag tAAGGCAGGCATCAGTGATGTGTTTGAGGGACACCACGGTCCAGTCACTGGACTGAGCTGTCACAGTGCCGGGGGTCCTGTGGATTTctcccatctcttcatctctgctTCCTTCGACTGGACCGTTAAGCTGTGGACCACCAAG AGTACCCGTCCTCTGTATTTGTTTGAGGACAGCTGTGATTACGTGTATGATGTCATGTGGTCTCCCACACACCCCGCCCTCTTCGCCTGTGTGGATGGATCAGGACGGCTGGACCTGTGGAACCTCAACAACGACACGGAg GTGCCCAGTGCCAGTGTGGTTGTGGATGGGTCTCCTGCTCTGAACCGTGTGCGCTGGGCTCACTCAGGGAGAGAAATCGCTACAGGAGACTCAGACGGGCAGGTGCTGGTCTACGACGTAGGAGAG CAAATCTGTGTGCCCAAGGCAGATGAGTGGACCCGTTTCGTGCGCACGCTCGTGGAGATCAACGAGAACCGAGACGAAGGAGACGAGCTCGCCGCGCAGCGCCTACTCGCCTGA